In Candidatus Methanosphaera massiliense, the following are encoded in one genomic region:
- a CDS encoding ATPase has translation MNDEERIIIKKLNKIGVDTRYISLYNNKIYINNLKFSKFSRNKEEKFHKEYPEIEVIRSKIFQKICIKASRTIKNQVKPRDKIYISDDLAPENILLHVLLEPYQRKYGITITSKKDNDTINANPKYLDKFALEYINLMISGNKITNHYEENTIYPLMHVSYQWIIDWINSTDIQHTQPQQENDTAADILNFLEKHIPNVNESIKQSVTYLDDNAIE, from the coding sequence ATGAATGACGAAGAACGAATCATTATTAAAAAACTGAATAAGATAGGCGTAGATACTAGATACATTAGTCTATACAATAATAAAATATATATTAATAATCTAAAATTCTCTAAATTCTCAAGAAACAAGGAAGAAAAATTCCACAAAGAATATCCTGAAATAGAAGTGATAAGGTCAAAGATATTTCAGAAAATATGTATAAAAGCATCACGAACAATAAAAAATCAGGTTAAGCCACGTGATAAGATATACATAAGTGATGATTTAGCACCAGAGAATATATTATTACATGTATTATTAGAACCTTATCAGAGAAAATATGGAATAACAATAACAAGCAAAAAAGATAATGATACAATAAACGCAAATCCCAAGTATCTAGATAAATTTGCATTAGAATATATTAATTTAATGATATCTGGAAATAAAATAACAAACCATTACGAAGAAAATACAATATATCCATTAATGCATGTATCTTACCAGTGGATAATTGATTGGATAAACTCAACAGATATACAGCACACACAACCACAACAAGAAAATGATACCGCAGCAGACATACTAAACTTCCTAGAAAAACACATACCAAACGTAAATGAATCCATAAAACAATCAGTAACCTACCTAGATGATAACGCAATAGAATAA
- the aroD gene encoding type I 3-dehydroquinate dehydratase — MIKRSVVNIFTGVCGSIVEENEDDIINTFQKAISCDVDYVELRADVIKDVTSARVSYIINKMKSISDIPIILTNRTKIEGGFFQGSEEERIKILSDNACFVEYTDVELSTESTLRQKVIDNANKTIISYHNFNETPSFEYLENIVIKAKNIGDIPKVAVKPQKLEDTFILLKLMMKYRDMIGISMDKIGAYTRVIGPIIGAPITYAAIDIQSAPGQLDIKTTDEIIRKLKY; from the coding sequence TTGATTAAAAGGAGTGTAGTTAATATTTTTACAGGAGTTTGTGGATCTATAGTTGAGGAAAATGAGGATGATATAATTAATACATTTCAAAAAGCTATATCTTGTGATGTTGATTATGTTGAGCTAAGAGCAGATGTTATAAAGGATGTTACATCTGCAAGAGTATCATATATTATTAATAAAATGAAGTCCATATCTGATATTCCTATTATTCTTACTAATAGAACAAAAATTGAGGGTGGATTCTTCCAGGGAAGTGAAGAGGAAAGAATTAAAATTCTCAGTGATAATGCATGTTTTGTTGAATACACCGATGTTGAACTTAGCACAGAAAGTACATTAAGACAAAAAGTAATTGATAATGCAAATAAGACAATTATATCATATCATAATTTTAATGAAACTCCTTCTTTTGAATATCTTGAAAATATTGTAATAAAAGCCAAGAATATTGGTGACATACCTAAAGTAGCTGTTAAACCACAGAAACTAGAGGATACATTTATTTTATTAAAATTAATGATGAAATACAGGGATATGATTGGTATTTCCATGGATAAAATAGGTGCATATACAAGAGTTATTGGTCCTATTATTGGCGCTCCTATTACATATGCAGCTATTGATATCCAATCAGCTCCTGGACAATTAGATATAAAAACAACAGATGAAATTATTAGAAAGCTAAAATACTGA
- the sucD gene encoding succinate--CoA ligase subunit alpha, which translates to MILVNEETKAIVQGITGKQGRFHTKEMLKYGTNIVAGTSPGKAGQKVEDIPVYNSIEEIKRDFPDINASIIFIPAPFVKDAAFEAISELDLVVIITEHIPIHDTMEIVEYAKEHDTILIGPNTPGIITPGVGKLGIMPTHIFNKGHIGLVSRSGTLTYEIASQISDDGYGISTGVGIGGDPVTGQNFIDILKRFENDPETEQIVMLGEIGGVPEVKAAKYAEEHLSKPIVSFIAGVSAPLGKRMGHAGAIIEGTDGTAENKKELLRQHGVHVADTPKDIVKIIEELQ; encoded by the coding sequence GTGATTTTAGTAAATGAAGAAACTAAAGCAATTGTACAAGGAATTACAGGAAAACAGGGAAGATTCCATACTAAAGAAATGTTAAAATACGGTACAAACATAGTAGCAGGTACTAGTCCTGGTAAAGCTGGTCAAAAGGTTGAAGACATACCTGTATATAATTCTATTGAAGAAATAAAAAGAGATTTTCCAGATATAAATGCTAGTATTATTTTTATACCAGCACCATTTGTTAAAGATGCAGCTTTTGAAGCAATATCAGAGTTAGATTTAGTTGTAATCATCACAGAACACATACCAATACATGATACAATGGAAATTGTAGAATACGCAAAAGAACATGATACTATCCTAATAGGACCAAATACTCCTGGAATAATCACACCAGGTGTTGGTAAACTAGGAATTATGCCAACACACATCTTTAACAAAGGACATATAGGATTAGTGTCCAGAAGTGGTACATTAACATATGAAATTGCAAGTCAAATATCAGATGATGGCTATGGTATAAGTACTGGTGTAGGAATTGGTGGAGACCCAGTAACTGGTCAGAACTTTATTGATATTCTTAAAAGATTTGAAAACGACCCTGAAACAGAACAAATTGTTATGCTAGGTGAAATTGGTGGAGTACCAGAAGTAAAAGCTGCTAAATATGCAGAGGAACACTTATCCAAACCAATCGTATCATTCATTGCAGGAGTATCAGCACCATTAGGTAAACGTATGGGACACGCTGGAGCTATCATCGAGGGAACAGATGGTACAGCAGAAAATAAAAAGGAATTACTAAGACAGCATGGTGTCCACGTTGCTGACACACCAAAGGATATTGTAAAAATAATAGAAGAGTTACAATAA
- the hmgA gene encoding hydroxymethylglutaryl-CoA reductase (NADPH), which produces MDLTEKEILEKLDSGEIRIFEIEKYTDTANHATDIRRKYIENKTGVDLNHISKYSIDMTDTSKKNIENPIGTVQVPVGVAGPLLIHTEDEEIETYIPLATTEGALLASINRGCSAIRRSGGCNVAILANQMTRAPVLKTKSVTDAKKLKDWIKEHFDEIKEKAESTTSHGKLLKIDPIAIVGRFVYPRFVYETGDSMGMNMVTIATEESLKYIEKENDISILALSGNFCIDKKPSALNLIEGRGKSVVAEVVVPKEVVEKTLKTTTDAIVEVNYAKNLLGSAIAGSYGYNAHYANIVAALFIATGQDPAHVVEGSIGITSAENNDGDLYFSITLPDLPVATVGGGTRLETATEALNLLDAKGSDKVERYASIVGGSVLAGELSLIGALAAGHLARAHKKLGR; this is translated from the coding sequence ATGGACTTAACAGAAAAGGAAATATTAGAAAAACTAGATTCTGGTGAAATCAGAATTTTTGAAATAGAAAAATATACTGATACAGCTAATCATGCTACAGATATTAGACGTAAATATATTGAAAATAAAACTGGAGTAGACCTTAATCATATTTCAAAGTATTCCATTGATATGACAGATACCTCAAAGAAGAATATTGAAAATCCTATAGGTACAGTACAGGTACCTGTTGGAGTAGCAGGACCACTGTTAATACATACTGAAGATGAGGAAATAGAAACATACATACCACTTGCTACTACAGAGGGAGCATTACTTGCTAGTATTAATAGGGGATGCTCAGCAATAAGAAGATCAGGTGGATGTAATGTTGCAATACTTGCAAATCAGATGACAAGAGCACCAGTGTTAAAAACAAAAAGTGTTACTGATGCAAAAAAATTAAAAGACTGGATAAAAGAGCACTTTGATGAAATAAAAGAAAAAGCTGAATCCACTACTAGTCATGGAAAACTGTTAAAGATAGACCCAATAGCAATTGTCGGACGTTTTGTATATCCAAGATTTGTATATGAAACCGGGGACAGTATGGGAATGAATATGGTAACAATAGCTACCGAGGAATCTTTAAAATATATTGAAAAAGAAAATGATATTTCTATACTAGCACTTAGCGGTAATTTCTGTATTGATAAGAAACCCTCTGCACTTAATCTCATAGAAGGAAGAGGAAAAAGTGTAGTGGCAGAGGTAGTAGTACCAAAAGAAGTAGTTGAAAAAACACTGAAAACAACAACTGATGCAATAGTTGAGGTTAACTATGCAAAAAATCTACTAGGCTCAGCTATAGCCGGCAGCTACGGATACAATGCACATTATGCAAACATAGTAGCAGCACTATTTATTGCAACAGGACAAGACCCAGCACACGTAGTAGAAGGAAGTATCGGTATAACATCAGCAGAAAACAATGATGGAGACCTATACTTCAGTATAACACTACCCGACCTACCTGTAGCAACTGTAGGTGGAGGTACAAGACTTGAAACAGCAACAGAAGCACTAAACCTACTAGATGCTAAAGGTTCAGATAAGGTAGAAAGATATGCTTCAATAGTAGGTGGATCCGTACTAGCAGGAGAACTATCACTAATAGGAGCACTAGCAGCAGGACATTTAGCAAGAGCCCATAAAAAACTAGGACGATAA
- a CDS encoding TIGR00267 family protein, translated as MKITLRKIIHDYIEMSRYVALGSLDGILTVLSISLTAAIMGMASGGHVNPSTVGLTGLSGGIAIALSNGFGSYVGERAEEGKTIRELEDKMMLEERQLDDTIIQQEARYRIFMSMLTHGSASFMGSFIPSIPFFVCGDIYTAVTINLILCFVMLAILGAYLGKISKESMSKTALQIICVGVLIVIISYLMGGGHG; from the coding sequence ATGAAGATAACCTTAAGAAAAATAATACATGATTATATTGAAATGAGTAGATACGTAGCACTAGGGTCACTCGACGGAATACTAACAGTGCTAAGTATATCATTAACAGCAGCAATAATGGGAATGGCATCAGGAGGACATGTAAATCCCTCAACAGTAGGACTAACAGGTCTGAGTGGTGGTATAGCTATCGCATTATCCAATGGATTTGGTTCATACGTTGGTGAAAGAGCAGAAGAAGGAAAAACCATACGTGAACTTGAAGATAAAATGATGCTTGAGGAACGTCAACTAGACGATACAATAATCCAACAAGAAGCAAGATATCGTATATTCATGAGTATGTTAACCCATGGAAGTGCAAGCTTCATGGGATCATTCATACCATCAATCCCATTCTTTGTATGTGGTGATATCTACACAGCAGTAACCATAAACCTAATATTATGTTTTGTCATGCTAGCAATACTAGGAGCATACCTAGGAAAAATATCAAAAGAAAGCATGTCAAAAACAGCACTGCAAATCATTTGTGTAGGTGTTCTTATTGTAATAATAAGCTATCTCATGGGTGGAGGACACGGATAA
- the thrC gene encoding threonine synthase produces the protein MIRCISCGEEYDNNEIIYTCKKCGSILEVETEVDDIPRDTFENRRDNIWKYKEFLPVNAENRVSLDEGGTPFCKCDKIGKELGIDLYVKVEGSNPTGSFKDRGMSVGTTKAIDLGVNMVGCASTGNTSASLSAYAARAGLKCAVVLPSGKVALGKLAQAMFHGAKVFAIDGNFDDALKTITELALDGELYLLNSINPYRLEGQKTIGFEVVHDLGWQSPDRIILPVGNAGNISAIWKGITEFRDAGYIKDTPMMTGIQAENSAPIANAVKAGTDTVTPVENPDTIATAIRIGAPVSAVKAMRAIKESNGTAETVSDDEILAAQKYLARTEGIGVEPASAASIAGLKKLVENGEIDKGERVVCIVTGHVLKDPNIAIEACEDPTPVSSDPNEIRKVLKNL, from the coding sequence ATGATACGATGTATTTCTTGTGGAGAAGAATACGATAATAATGAAATAATATATACATGTAAAAAATGTGGATCAATTCTAGAAGTAGAAACCGAAGTTGACGATATTCCACGTGATACCTTTGAAAATAGAAGAGACAATATCTGGAAATACAAAGAATTTTTACCAGTTAATGCTGAAAACAGAGTAAGTCTTGATGAAGGTGGAACACCATTCTGTAAATGTGATAAAATAGGAAAAGAATTAGGTATAGACCTCTATGTTAAAGTAGAAGGATCAAACCCTACAGGAAGTTTCAAAGACAGAGGAATGAGTGTTGGTACAACAAAAGCTATAGACCTCGGAGTAAACATGGTCGGATGTGCATCTACTGGTAACACATCAGCTTCATTATCAGCTTACGCAGCACGTGCAGGATTAAAATGTGCAGTAGTATTACCATCAGGTAAAGTTGCACTGGGAAAACTGGCACAGGCTATGTTCCACGGAGCAAAAGTATTTGCTATTGATGGAAACTTTGATGATGCATTAAAAACAATTACAGAACTTGCATTAGATGGTGAATTATACTTATTAAATTCTATTAACCCATACAGGTTAGAAGGACAGAAAACTATTGGATTTGAAGTAGTACATGATTTAGGATGGCAATCACCAGACAGAATCATACTACCAGTAGGTAATGCAGGTAACATTTCTGCTATCTGGAAAGGTATAACTGAATTCAGAGATGCTGGATACATAAAAGACACACCTATGATGACAGGTATACAGGCAGAAAACAGTGCACCTATAGCAAATGCTGTTAAAGCAGGAACTGATACTGTAACTCCAGTAGAAAATCCTGATACTATTGCTACTGCTATAAGAATTGGAGCTCCTGTAAGTGCTGTTAAAGCTATGAGAGCAATTAAGGAATCAAATGGTACTGCTGAAACAGTTTCTGATGATGAAATTCTTGCAGCACAGAAGTATCTTGCTAGAACAGAGGGTATTGGTGTAGAACCAGCATCTGCAGCTAGTATTGCTGGTCTTAAGAAATTAGTTGAAAATGGTGAAATTGATAAGGGTGAACGTGTTGTATGTATTGTAACAGGACATGTTCTTAAAGATCCTAACATAGCTATTGAAGCATGTGAAGATCCTACACCTGTATCATCAGACCCTAATGAGATTAGAAAAGTTTTAAAAAACTTATAA
- a CDS encoding adenylate kinase family protein — protein MMIIVTGTPGTGKTTVTQLLADKIDAKLISINSLLENYDLNLGIDEVRGYKIVDTEKMIPIVDSIKDKYSDDLIIFEGHLAQDYPNADKVIVLRCDPKKLEMRLNTRDWPDRKVHENVSAEILGVCTSESYDTYGDIVQEVDTSNLTPDKVVDVLISIINDEKTYPLGEVDFLSEYFTYLD, from the coding sequence ATGATGATAATAGTTACTGGAACTCCAGGTACTGGAAAAACAACTGTCACACAATTACTAGCAGATAAAATAGATGCTAAACTTATTAGTATCAATAGTTTACTAGAAAATTATGATTTGAATCTTGGTATTGATGAGGTTAGAGGTTATAAAATTGTTGATACTGAGAAGATGATTCCTATTGTTGATAGTATTAAAGATAAGTATTCTGATGATTTAATAATATTTGAGGGTCATCTTGCACAGGATTATCCTAATGCTGATAAAGTTATAGTGCTTAGATGTGATCCTAAGAAGTTAGAGATGCGTCTTAATACTCGTGACTGGCCTGATAGAAAGGTTCATGAGAATGTTTCTGCTGAGATATTAGGAGTGTGCACTAGTGAGAGCTATGATACTTATGGTGATATTGTCCAGGAAGTTGACACTAGTAATTTAACACCTGATAAGGTAGTTGATGTGTTAATTAGTATTATTAATGATGAAAAGACTTATCCCTTAGGTGAGGTTGATTTTCTTAGTGAATATTTCACATACCTTGACTAG